A genomic segment from Aegilops tauschii subsp. strangulata cultivar AL8/78 chromosome 1, Aet v6.0, whole genome shotgun sequence encodes:
- the LOC109764219 gene encoding uncharacterized protein isoform X2, with the protein MLACSHALVYLQTSKRKRVIAEPEGAPAKSLKNVVVPEKSDSTLVILVIQPVTQNVGPTPVDCTHTSLATPLAAPHRTCTPAKGMPISVAIAPAVPQKNPTPAKSTASPSAEDLSQLQRRPIPADWNPIPVIPSLKDNAFNVVRDYVHIFPSWEDYSEDKHHFHIFLSHLRARVNLDSHDEQSLLMLFKEALQQYWCYLRKSHFDGKSLNEFLVKSPVLNLEDIEWENFVMHWSRSEDEEICSKKNSGLKRTTGYRKYAARCFALNKGNAYEENSVVNFLNCPPSAWTRAL; encoded by the exons ATGTTGGCCTGCAGTCATGCTCTAGTTTATTTACAG acatcaaaaaggaagagggtgattgctgaacctgaaggagcaccagcaaagtccttgaaaaacgtggttgtgccggagaaatcagacagcaccctaGTTATATTGGTTATACAACCAGtaacacaaaacgtaggaccgactccagtagactgtacccatacttcattggccacaccactagccgcaccacacaggacctgcactccagcaaaaggtatgccgatttcagttgccatagcaccagccgtaccacagaaaaatcccactccagcaaaaagtacagcaagtccatcggccgaagacctatcccaactacagagacggccaattcctgcagattggaaccccattccagttattcccagtttaaaagacaatgctttcaatgttgttagggactacgtgcatatattcccatcatgggaagattatagtgaagacaaacaccattttcacatcttcctgtcccacttacgt gcgagggtcaatctggatagtcatgacgagcaaagcttgcttatgcttttcaaggaagcattgcagcagtattggtgttacctgaggaaatcacattttgatggcaagtctctaaacgaatttctggtgaagtctcctgtgctaaatttagaagacattgaatgggaaaactttgttatgcactggtctcgttccgaggatgag gaaatctgctcgaaaaagaattccggtttgaaaagaacgacaggatatcgcaaatatgctgcccgctgctttgctctt aataaaggcaatgcttatgaagaaaattctgtggtaaacttcttgaattgccccccatcagcatggacaagggctttatag
- the LOC109764219 gene encoding uncharacterized protein isoform X1, with the protein MLACSHALVYLQTSKRKRVIAEPEGAPAKSLKNVVVPEKSDSTLVILVIQPVTQNVGPTPVDCTHTSLATPLAAPHRTCTPAKGMPISVAIAPAVPQKNPTPAKSTASPSAEDLSQLQRRPIPADWNPIPVIPSLKDNAFNVVRDYVHIFPSWEDYSEDKHHFHIFLSHLRARVNLDSHDEQSLLMLFKEALQQYWCYLRKSHFDGKSLNEFLVKSPVLNLEDIEWENFVMHWSRSEDEEICSKKNSGLKRTTGYRKYAARCFALVSTCCPVSLYLHTYIVHYVTAVCMIAFLSIVRSKLSDLYEWLH; encoded by the exons ATGTTGGCCTGCAGTCATGCTCTAGTTTATTTACAG acatcaaaaaggaagagggtgattgctgaacctgaaggagcaccagcaaagtccttgaaaaacgtggttgtgccggagaaatcagacagcaccctaGTTATATTGGTTATACAACCAGtaacacaaaacgtaggaccgactccagtagactgtacccatacttcattggccacaccactagccgcaccacacaggacctgcactccagcaaaaggtatgccgatttcagttgccatagcaccagccgtaccacagaaaaatcccactccagcaaaaagtacagcaagtccatcggccgaagacctatcccaactacagagacggccaattcctgcagattggaaccccattccagttattcccagtttaaaagacaatgctttcaatgttgttagggactacgtgcatatattcccatcatgggaagattatagtgaagacaaacaccattttcacatcttcctgtcccacttacgt gcgagggtcaatctggatagtcatgacgagcaaagcttgcttatgcttttcaaggaagcattgcagcagtattggtgttacctgaggaaatcacattttgatggcaagtctctaaacgaatttctggtgaagtctcctgtgctaaatttagaagacattgaatgggaaaactttgttatgcactggtctcgttccgaggatgag gaaatctgctcgaaaaagaattccggtttgaaaagaacgacaggatatcgcaaatatgctgcccgctgctttgctcttgttagtacctgttgtcctgtatcactgtacttgcatacatacattgttcattatgtgacagcagtatgcatgatagctttcttatcaattgttcgctccaaattgtctgatctgtatgaatggttacattag